A genomic segment from Nymphalis io chromosome 7, ilAglIoxx1.1, whole genome shotgun sequence encodes:
- the LOC126769554 gene encoding thioredoxin, mitochondrial, giving the protein MSNVICQGLRSPVRRLAGLKNIKAISTSIVHNETILVKNNDEFVNKVMNNDKPVIVNFHAEWCEPCKILTPKLKELIEPLTNLDLAVVDVEDNAELVHAFEVKAVPAVIAIKNGLIVDKFIGLVDTDMIKNLIDRMCGKKKAT; this is encoded by the exons ATGAGTAATGTTATATGTCAGGGCCTTCGCTCTCCTGTGCGAAGGTTAGCaggattgaaaaatataaaagccaTATCAACCTCAATAGTCCACAATGAAACTATACTAGTCAAGAATAACGATGAATTCGTAAATAAG GTAATGAACAATGACAAGCCGGTTATAGTTAATTTCCATGCGGAATGGTGTGAGCCTTGTAAAATTCTTACACCGAAGCTAAAGGAACTTATAGAGCCCCTCACCAACTTAGATCTGGCTGTGGTTGACGTAGAAGATAATGCTGAACTTGTCCATGCATTTGAA GTCAAAGCGGTGCCAGCTGTCATAGCGATTAAAAACGGCCTCATAGTTGATAAGTTCATTGGCTTGGTTGATACAGATATGATTAAAAACTTAATAGACCGTATGTGTGGTAAAAAGAAAGcaacataa